The segment TTCCAGGCCATCACCCAGATCCACGAGGCCACGCTGTCTTTCGTGCCCAAGCTGGTGGCCGCCATGGCTGTGTTTGCCTGGGCCGGTCCCTGGATGCTCAACATCCTGGTCGAGTACATCCGTCGCACCATCGAGGCGATTCCCGGTATCGTCCTCTGATCCCGGCCGGGCGCGGACATGATCACCTTCTCGGAAGCCCAGTTGATGGCCTGGCTGTCACCGGTGCTGTGGCCTTTCCTGCGGGTGCTGGCGGTCTTCACCGCTGCGCCGATCTTTTCCTCGCGCGCTTTCCCCGTACGCGCCCGTATCGGGCTGGCCTTGCTGGTCACCGTGGCGGCCCAGGCCACCCTGCCGCCCATGCCGGTGATCGCGCTCGACAGCCCGGCGGTGCGGGTGGTGATCCAGCAGGTGGGCATCGGCCTGGCCATCGGTTTTGTCGTGCGACTGGTGTTCGCCGCGTTCGAGCTGGCCGGCGAGGTGGTGGGGTTCCAGATGGGCCTGAACTTCGCCGCCTTCTTCGATCCCTCGCTGGGTAGCCAGGCCAGTCCGTGGCGCGTTTTTTCGGCTACATGGCCTCGCTGCTGTTCGTGGTGCTCAACGGCCACCTGATGGTGCTGATGGCCGTGACGCGCAGCTTCGAGGTTTTCCGGTGACGCAGAACTTCCTGGAGGCCCTGCGCCTGATGCAGCTCTACACCCTGGGGGTGAGCTCTTTGCCAGTGCCTTGTGGATCGCCCTGCCGATGCTGGCGCTGCTGCTGTTCACCAACCTGCGCTGGGCATCATCTCGCGCGTGGCGCCGCAGTGAACGTCTATGCGGTCGGCTTTCCCATCACCCTGAGTGTGGGGCTGGTGGGCATGGCGGCCACCCTGCCCATGCTGGACCGGCCGTTCCAGTCCTTGCTGGAGCGGGCCATCGAGATCTTCACCGTTGGGCGCTGAGCGCGCTGGTGCTCACACCAGGCCGTTGCGGATGGCGTAGACCGTGAGTTCGGCGTTGTTCGAGAGCTTGAGTTTCTCCAGCACGCGCGAGCGGTAGACGCTGACGGTCTTGGGGCTGAGCATCAGTTCCTCGGCGATGTCGGAGAGGCGCTTGCCGGAAGCGATTTTCAGCAGGGTCTGCAATTCGCGCTCGGAGAGCGCATCGTGCAGCGCTTCGCTGGTCGGCGTGGCCAGGTTGTCCACCAGCATCTGGGCCACATCGGACGTGACGTATTTGCGTCCTTGGGCGATGGTGCGCACGGCGGTGATCAGTTCGGCCGGATTGCCCGCCTTGTTCAGGTAGCCCTGGGCGCCGGCGCGCAGGCAGCGGATGGCGTACTGGTCTTCCGGGAACATGGACACCACCAGCACCTTGGTGGGGGAGTCCGCCTCACGCAGCGAAGCCAGCACCTCCAGGCCGCCGCGCCGGGCAGGTTCAGGTCCAGCACCAGCACATCGCAAGGCGTGGCGCGCAGCAGTTCGCGCACTTCCGAATAGCTGCCTGCCTCGCCCACGACCTTGATGTCGACCGCCTCGGACAGGGTGTCGCGGATGCCGCGCCGCACGACGGCATGGTCGTCACAAAGTATCACTCGAATCATCGCACCTACCCTTTTGCCTCGATGTGAGGGGAACCGACAGTGTGATGGATGTCCCCGCGCCCTCGCGGCTGCTCACATCCAGCCAGCCGCCTGCGGTGCGCGCCGCTCCTGCAGGCCCTTGAGGCCAAAAGCCTTGGGCTTGTTGCGCGCCGAAGGCTGGATGCCCTGCCCATTGTCGGTGATCTCCAGGGTCAGCACACCCTCGGCGTCCGACAGCTCGACCCGGACCTCGCTGCAGTGCGCGTGTTTGGAGATGTTGGTCAGTGCCTCCTGTGCCGTGCGGTAGGCCGTCAGCTGGATGGTTTTGGACAGCGCCGGCTGGCGCAGGGTGGCGCGCACCAGGGTGCGGATGCCGGTGCGGCGTTCGAACTCCCCGGCCAGCCAGTCGATCGCGGCTTCCAGGCCCTGGTCGAGGATGGCGGGGCGCAGATTCATCATGATGCGCTGGCTGGCGCCGACGGCATGCTGCAGCATGCCGGTGGCGGCCTGCACGTGGGCCTGGGTGTCGGCGTCGGCATGGTGCCGGCCGATCCAGGACAGGTCGAACTGGATGGCGGCCAGCGAGCCGCCGATGTCGTCATGGATCTCGCGTGCAATCGCCGCGCGTTCCTGCTCGATGGAGCTCTGCAGGTGTTCGGCGAAGCGTGCCAGGCGCTGCTCCGAGGCGGCCAGTTCCTCCATCGCGCGTTCCCGCTCGCGTTTGGCCTGCTGGACTTCGATGGCCGCTGGATCACGTGGGCCAGCTTGCCCAGGTCGTCCTTGAGCAGGTAGTCGCTCATGCCGAGCTTGATGGCGTCGACCGCGGCCGTCTCACCAATGGCGCCGGACAGCAGGATGAAGGGCGGGTGCTGCGGGGCAGCCTGCAAGGCCTGCCAGGCGTCCAGGGCGGTGAAGCCGGGCAGGCGGTAGTCGGCCAGCACGGCGTCGAAATGGCTGCCTTGCAGCATGCGCGCAAAGTCGTCCAGGCGCTCGACCCGCTCCAGCACGCATGGTAAACCGGCACGGCGCAGCGTTTGCCGCACGATGTCGTGATCTAGTTCCGAATCCTCGAGATGCAGGATGCGCAGGGGGGCGGGGTGGACTTCTGGCGGCATGCGATGGACGATATGATGAAAAACCCCGGCGGGTGTGTCCGGGAGATGGCCTGAACGCCCTGAAATATTGATGAATTCCCTCCCATTTCTGTGGAATCCTGCTACTCTATATCCAGGAAAATTCTAATGCTGGACTTGCTGGAGCGGTGAATCATCTATCCAGCATCCTGATGTCCGAACAGAATGACCATACAAGCCCCTAACACCCTGCCCGCGGAAAAGCCCGCCGTGCAATTGCCGGTGATGCTGGTGGCTGAAGTACAGGATTCGCTTCTGGTGGTGGTGCACGATCTGGCCCGGCTCGACGGCTTGCTGGCGCACACCATGGAGAACCTGATGCAGCGTTTCACCAAGGCCATCAGCGGCCTGGATGATCCGGCAACGGCCGACCTGGCCGCGCTCGACGAGGTGCGTCATGTCCTGCGCTCGGCCGTGACCGAACTGCAATTCCAGGACATGGCCTCGCAACTCATCGTCCATACTTCCAAGGTGCTGCAGGGCTGCGCCTATCGCCTGGCTTCCGAGTCCATGGGACAGGAAGATGGCGAGGCCGTGCCTTTTGTCGAGGAGGTGCCGGAGCGTCCCAATCCGGTGACCCAGGACGAGATGGATGCCGGCTCGATCGAACTGTTTTGAACCCTTGAACATGAATAACCACAGACCTCATTTCCCCGGAGCTCAGACATGCCACTGATACTCGCTGTTGACGATTCACCCTCGATGCGCAAGATGGTTTCCTTCACCCTGTCGGGTGCGGGGTACCAGGTGGTGGAGGCCGTCGACGGGCAGGATGCCTATGAAAAGGCCCAGGCCCAGACCTTCGACCTGGTGCTGACCGACCAGAACATGCCCCGGCTGGATGGCCTGGGGCTGACGCGCAAGTTGCGTGAGCACCCCAATTTCAAGACCACGCCGATCCTGATGCTCACCACGGAATCGAGTGACCTGATGAAGCAGGCTGGTCGCGCTGCTGGAGCCACCGGCTGGCTGGTCAAGCCCTTCGACCCGGCGCGGCTGCTCGAGGTCATCAAGAAAGTCATCAAGTAATCCGATCCGCCAGTGCGAGAGCGGGATCACAACAGGAGATAGGCATGGCCGAGGGACACCAGGAAACCGGCGGAGGTGACTCATTCGATCTGAGTCAGTTCTACCAGATCTTTTTCGAGGAGGCGGGCGAAAACCTGGACCTCATGGAGCAGATGCTGCTCAATCTGAATCTGGAGACCGCTGACGACGAGGAGCTCAACGGCATCTTCCGTTGCGCGCACTCCGTCAAGGGGGGCGCGGCCACCTTCGGCTTCGCGGATGTGGCCGAGCTGACGCACCAGATGGAGTCCCTGCTGGACCGCTTGCGCCGGCATGAATTGCAGCCCAACCCCATGATGGTGGATGTGCTGCTCGAGTCCGCCGATGCCTCGCGTGTGCTGCTGGCGCGTCACCAAACCGGCGATACCGGCGAGCCGCCTTCCAACGCCGATCTGGTGCGCCGCATCAGCGAGCTGGCGGCAGGCGGCACGCCGGCGCCGGTGGCTGCACCCGCTCCCGTACCGGTGGTGGTGGCTGCGGCCCCTGCCCCCGTGGCGCCTGCCCCGGCACCTGCGCCGGCTGCAGCCCAGGCAGGATCGCGCCAGCTGGAGATCCGCATGGGTCCGCTGGACCGCCTCGACCAGGTGGACGGCATCAAGGACCTGTTCCGCGATATCGTCGGCCTGGGTTCGGTGACCGAGGTGGCCAGCGACCGTGCGGATACGCGGGTGTTTCATGCCTCGACGTCGTCCAGCAATGATGATCTGCTGGATCTGTTCGCCTTCCATGTTGCGCGCGAGCAGGTGAGCATTCGTGAAATGGAGGCGGCTGCGCCTGCCGCCGGGTCCTGGACGGACCGGGACGATCCGCCGCCCGGCGCCCCCGTGGCGGCCGCGCCGGGTTTTGGATTTTTCGAAGGGGCTCCGGGGGTACCGAATGGTGTGGCGTCCGCACCGGTCGAGACGACCGAGGCCAGGCCTGTCGTTGCCAAGGCTGGCGCGGCCAAGCCGGCGCCCAGCCAGGTCGCGGCCCAGCCGGAGGCGGCTACCATCCGCGTGGCCATCAACAAGGTGGACCAGTTGATCAATCTGGTGGGCGAACTGGTCATTACCCAGGCCATGCTGGCCCAGAACAGCCAGGCGCTGGATCCGGCGGCCAATCAGCAGTTGATGGCGGGGTTGGCCGACCTGGACCGCAATACCCGCGATCTGCAGGAATCGGTGATGTCGATCCGCATGATCCCGATGTCCATCGTGTTCAGCCGTTTCCCGCGCATGCTGCGCGACCTGGCCAACAAGCTGGGCAAGAAGGTCGAGTTCGTGACCCAGGGTGAAGCGACCGAGTTGGACAAGGGGCTGGTCGAGAAGATCACCGATCCGCTGACCCACTTGGTGCGCAACAGCTGTGACCACGGCATCGAGTTGCCGGCCGACCGCATCGCGGCCGGCAAGCCGGAGATCGGCACCATCACCCTGTCGGCGGCCCACCAGGGCGGCTCCATCGTGATCGAGGTGCGCGACGATGGCCGTGGCCTGTCGCGCGAGAAGATCCTGAAGAAGGCGCGCGAGCGTGGCTTGGACGTTTCCGACCAGATGTCCGATGGCGACGTCTGGCAGCTGATCTTTGCGCCGGGTTTCTCCACCGCCGAGGTGGTGACCGACGTGTCCGGCCGCGGTGTCGGCATGGACGTGGTCAAGAAGAACATCGCTGCGCTCAACGGTACGGTCGAGATCGACTCGTCCGAAGGGTATGGCATGCGCGTGTCGGTGCGCCTGCCGCTGACCCTGGCCATCATGGATGGCATGTCGGTCGGCGTGGGTGATGAGGTCTACATCCTGCCGCTGTCCTCCGTCGTCGAATCCTTCCAGGTCAAGGACGATGCCGTCAACACCGTGGCCCAGGGCTCGCGCCTGGTCAAGGTGCGTGAAGAGTACATGCCCGTGATCGAACTGGAGAAGGTGTTCCAGGTGCCGCGTTACGATGCTGGCAAGTCCAGCGACATCATGGTGGTGGTGGAAGCCGAGGGTAGCCGGGTGGCTTTGCTGGTGGATGAGCTGCTGGGCCAGCAGCAGGTCGTGGTGAAGAACCTGGAAACCAATTACCGCAAGGTTCCGAACGTATCGGGCGCCACCATCCTGGGTGACGGCAAGGTGGCGCTCATTCTGGATACCAGCACCCTGGTGCGGCGTTCACGGCATTGATGCACTCCAAGGAGAAGATGGGTATGAGTGAGACAGATCAGAGCGACAAGGTGGCGTCGGGACCGCGTGAATACCTGACATTTCGGCTGGATCAGGAAGAATACGGCATCGACATCCTCAAGGTGCAGGAAATCCGGGGCTACGAAAAGCCGACACGCATAGCCAATGCCCCCGAGTTCATCAAGGGCGTGGTCAATTTGCGCGGCACCATCGTGCCCATCATCGACATGCGCCTGAAGTTCAACTGCGCGAAGGCCGAGTACAACAGTTTCACGGTGGTCATCATCCTGAATCTGCACAACCGTATCGTCGGCATCGTCGTTGACTCGGTCAGTGACGTGATGGAGCTGGCACCGGAGAACCTGAAGGCCGCGCCCGACATTGACAGCTCGATCGAAAGCTCGGCCGTGGTCGGCCTGGGTTCGGTGGGTGACCGCATGCTGATCCTGCTCGACATCGAGAAGCTCATGTCCAGCGACGACATGGGTCTGATGTCTGCCGAGGCCTGATCCTTTGACGGTATTCCGCCTGTTTCCCACCCAAGCGCAAGCGCCCGGACCTTGCTGACCATGGAAAAAGCAGCCAGGAGTTCAAGAGCGGGCGCAGACCGGGAGAGCACGGCGGAGATCGCCGGAGGCGATGTGCAGGCCAGGGAATTCAGCTGGACACAAGCCGACTTTACCCGTGTCCAGGCCCTGATCTACCAGCGCGCCGGCATCAGCCTGCACGACGGCAAGCATGCCATGGTGTACAGCCGGCTGTCGCGCCGTTTGCGCGACACCGGGTACCAGAATTTTCGGGACTACCTGAGCTGGCTGGAGTCCCACGACGGGCCCGAGTGGCAGGAATTCGTCAATGCCTTGACGACCAATCTGACGTCATTCTTTCGTGAGCAGCATCATTTCGAGATCCTGGCCGAACATCTGAAGTCCCGCCCTGCGAACACGCCCTGGCGTGTCTGGTGCAATGCGGCATCGACCGGCGAGGAGCCCTATTCCATCATCATGACGGCGCTGGATGCCCTGGGTCCCCAGGCCAACTTCAAGCTCTGGGCCAGCGACATCGACTCCAAGGTGCTGGCCACCGCCGCGCGAGCTGTCTACCGACAGGACTCCATCAAGGGCGTCGACATGGCCCGCCTGCAGCGCTTTTTCCTGCGTGGCAAGGGCAACAACGAGGGCTTTCTGCGCGTCAAGCCCGAGCTGCAGCGCATGGTGGAATTCCTGAGCGTCAACCTGATACGCGATGACTGGCCCTTTCGAGAGCCGTTCGACATCGTGTTCTGCCGTAACGTCATGATCTATTTTGATGCCCCGACCCAGCGCAGTGTGCTGGAGCGCATTCACCGGGTCATGAAGCCGGGCAGCTTGCTGTTTGTGGGTCACTCGGAGAATTTCAATGAGTCGCGCGATCTGTTTGTCCTGCGCGGAAAGACGGTCTATGAGCGCCGCTGAAAAACGTATCTCCCGTCGTCCGGCGTGTTCCTGGCAGGAGTGGCATGAACCCGTCTGAACTCTCGGTGCGTGCCGCGCCGCTGCGCGCGGTGACATCCGGGGCCCCCAAGGTCCTGGCGGGGGGGCGGATCTCCCGGGTCGACGAACTCAGGTCCCAGGCGCGCAAGCCCGGGGAAGCCGCTTTCTTTTATGCAGATCACCACTTCCAGTACGACGCCGTCAAGGTACTGCCAGGCGAGTACTTCGTGTCCAGTGATGATGTGCTCATCATGACGGTACTGGGCTCCTGCATCGCGGCCTGTATCTGGGACGGCAA is part of the Rhodoferax sp. BAB1 genome and harbors:
- a CDS encoding response regulator, which gives rise to MPLILAVDDSPSMRKMVSFTLSGAGYQVVEAVDGQDAYEKAQAQTFDLVLTDQNMPRLDGLGLTRKLREHPNFKTTPILMLTTESSDLMKQAGRAAGATGWLVKPFDPARLLEVIKKVIK
- a CDS encoding chemotaxis protein CheW, giving the protein MAEGHQETGGGDSFDLSQFYQIFFEEAGENLDLMEQMLLNLNLETADDEELNGIFRCAHSVKGGAATFGFADVAELTHQMESLLDRLRRHELQPNPMMVDVLLESADASRVLLARHQTGDTGEPPSNADLVRRISELAAGGTPAPVAAPAPVPVVVAAAPAPVAPAPAPAPAAAQAGSRQLEIRMGPLDRLDQVDGIKDLFRDIVGLGSVTEVASDRADTRVFHASTSSSNDDLLDLFAFHVAREQVSIREMEAAAPAAGSWTDRDDPPPGAPVAAAPGFGFFEGAPGVPNGVASAPVETTEARPVVAKAGAAKPAPSQVAAQPEAATIRVAINKVDQLINLVGELVITQAMLAQNSQALDPAANQQLMAGLADLDRNTRDLQESVMSIRMIPMSIVFSRFPRMLRDLANKLGKKVEFVTQGEATELDKGLVEKITDPLTHLVRNSCDHGIELPADRIAAGKPEIGTITLSAAHQGGSIVIEVRDDGRGLSREKILKKARERGLDVSDQMSDGDVWQLIFAPGFSTAEVVTDVSGRGVGMDVVKKNIAALNGTVEIDSSEGYGMRVSVRLPLTLAIMDGMSVGVGDEVYILPLSSVVESFQVKDDAVNTVAQGSRLVKVREEYMPVIELEKVFQVPRYDAGKSSDIMVVVEAEGSRVALLVDELLGQQQVVVKNLETNYRKVPNVSGATILGDGKVALILDTSTLVRRSRH
- a CDS encoding chemotaxis protein CheW; the protein is MSETDQSDKVASGPREYLTFRLDQEEYGIDILKVQEIRGYEKPTRIANAPEFIKGVVNLRGTIVPIIDMRLKFNCAKAEYNSFTVVIILNLHNRIVGIVVDSVSDVMELAPENLKAAPDIDSSIESSAVVGLGSVGDRMLILLDIEKLMSSDDMGLMSAEA
- a CDS encoding CheR family methyltransferase → MEKAARSSRAGADRESTAEIAGGDVQAREFSWTQADFTRVQALIYQRAGISLHDGKHAMVYSRLSRRLRDTGYQNFRDYLSWLESHDGPEWQEFVNALTTNLTSFFREQHHFEILAEHLKSRPANTPWRVWCNAASTGEEPYSIIMTALDALGPQANFKLWASDIDSKVLATAARAVYRQDSIKGVDMARLQRFFLRGKGNNEGFLRVKPELQRMVEFLSVNLIRDDWPFREPFDIVFCRNVMIYFDAPTQRSVLERIHRVMKPGSLLFVGHSENFNESRDLFVLRGKTVYERR